A stretch of Candidatus Poribacteria bacterium DNA encodes these proteins:
- a CDS encoding sulfatase — MPTTHKPNILLIVSDDHAAPAISCYGSEMNHTPNIDRIGNGGMRFNNCFCTNAICTPARGSILTGKYSHQTDIKTLADTIDHTQEQTVAQMLHEAGYQTAIVGKWHLGHGGVSDPHGFDYWNVFPVQGAHINPEMIEMGEPKKFNGYSADIVTDNSLNWLQGREADQPFFLMTTYKATHDPFFPNPKHRHLYTEEIPEPPTFNDDYENRAAAAAMNTAKVDIMQRKNHLPEPTPEGLTGDALKRWNYQCYMQNYLRCAHAIDENVGRLLDYLDAEGLADDTIVIYSADHGFFLGDHGWYDKRFMYEESIRIPLLVRYPHEIQASGVSEQITLNVDFAPTLLDYAGIGIPDDMQGRSLRTSLEGEMPADWRTSMYYRYWMHLAHFNIPAHYGVRTERYKLIYYYGEALGAGGAIDRSTPPEWELFDLEKDPHEMHNVYGDPAYNEVVVELKTELERLRDALGDYE; from the coding sequence ATGCCAACTACACATAAACCGAATATACTCCTCATCGTGTCCGACGACCATGCGGCACCGGCGATCAGTTGTTATGGCAGCGAGATGAATCACACCCCGAATATCGACCGAATCGGCAACGGCGGCATGCGATTCAACAACTGTTTCTGCACGAACGCAATCTGCACACCTGCACGTGGCTCCATTCTTACGGGAAAATACAGCCATCAAACCGACATCAAAACCCTCGCGGATACCATCGATCACACACAGGAACAGACAGTCGCACAGATGCTGCATGAAGCCGGGTATCAGACTGCGATTGTCGGGAAGTGGCATCTCGGACACGGGGGTGTCAGTGATCCGCACGGATTCGATTACTGGAACGTGTTTCCTGTCCAAGGGGCACACATCAATCCTGAAATGATTGAGATGGGGGAACCGAAAAAATTCAATGGATACTCCGCGGACATCGTGACGGACAACTCGCTGAATTGGCTACAGGGCAGAGAGGCAGATCAACCGTTTTTTCTTATGACGACCTACAAAGCGACGCACGATCCCTTCTTTCCGAATCCGAAGCATCGGCATCTCTACACGGAAGAAATCCCTGAGCCACCAACTTTCAACGATGATTATGAAAACCGAGCGGCAGCCGCCGCAATGAATACGGCAAAAGTAGACATCATGCAACGGAAAAACCATCTGCCGGAACCGACACCTGAAGGTCTGACGGGTGATGCTTTGAAACGATGGAACTATCAGTGCTACATGCAGAACTATCTGCGGTGCGCCCATGCCATCGACGAGAATGTCGGACGCTTGCTCGATTATCTGGACGCGGAAGGTCTTGCGGATGATACGATTGTCATCTATTCTGCAGATCACGGATTCTTTTTAGGCGACCACGGTTGGTATGACAAACGGTTCATGTATGAGGAATCCATACGGATTCCGTTGCTCGTCCGGTATCCACACGAGATCCAAGCGTCGGGTGTGAGCGAACAAATTACACTGAACGTCGATTTCGCGCCGACGTTACTCGACTACGCAGGCATAGGAATTCCCGACGATATGCAGGGCCGGAGTCTCCGAACGTCGTTGGAAGGTGAAATGCCAGCGGATTGGCGAACATCCATGTATTACCGGTATTGGATGCACCTGGCGCACTTCAACATCCCCGCGCACTACGGCGTGCGGACGGAACGGTATAAACTCATCTACTATTACGGTGAGGCGTTGGGAGCAGGCGGTGCAATCGACCGTTCTACACCGCCAGAGTGGGAATTGTTCGATCTGGAGAAGGATCCGCATGAAATGCACAATGTTTACGGAGATCCGGCGTATAACGAGGTTGTGGTGGAATTGAAAACGGAATTGGAACGACTTCGGGATGCGTTGGGGGATTATGAGTAG
- a CDS encoding LamG domain-containing protein, which translates to MFPNVLEYSINFDGKHICTKQEDAMFNWTIRSIYKPLTLVVMFVVGLMLLAHIGDAAPKPEVWFSFKGRKAGVVEDASGNGNDGRIEGNAKRVKSKDGPYGMGIELSKALDQFIEFDYEMTDPGTVLFWFKPHWNGGDAGTFRIFDANNAVVFFSIGKGAVIGERENEFHFAVEDAPDTDYYLAAQAEDVVKKDTWMHVAATWDFGGSAYFYLDGEEVATAKGFAGFPAFHESPRIGGNNKFKYRATTAGAHGVIDEFAIYSEVLSQKDIQREMEMLVSDVKPEGKIAMTWGRLKSE; encoded by the coding sequence ATGTTTCCTAACGTGTTAGAATATTCAATTAATTTTGATGGTAAGCATATCTGCACTAAACAGGAGGATGCTATGTTTAACTGGACAATTCGGTCTATCTATAAACCTTTAACATTGGTTGTGATGTTCGTAGTTGGCTTGATGCTGCTTGCTCATATCGGAGATGCCGCACCCAAACCCGAAGTTTGGTTTTCTTTCAAGGGAAGAAAGGCAGGGGTCGTTGAAGATGCCAGTGGAAACGGAAATGACGGTAGGATTGAGGGTAATGCAAAGCGTGTTAAAAGTAAAGACGGTCCTTACGGGATGGGCATCGAACTCAGCAAAGCCTTGGACCAGTTCATTGAATTCGATTACGAGATGACCGATCCCGGCACCGTTTTATTCTGGTTTAAGCCGCATTGGAATGGTGGAGACGCTGGGACCTTTAGAATATTCGATGCCAACAACGCAGTCGTCTTCTTCTCGATTGGAAAAGGTGCCGTCATCGGAGAACGGGAAAACGAGTTCCACTTCGCGGTAGAGGATGCACCCGATACAGACTATTATCTCGCCGCGCAGGCCGAGGATGTTGTGAAAAAAGATACGTGGATGCACGTCGCCGCAACGTGGGATTTCGGCGGCAGTGCTTACTTCTACCTTGATGGCGAGGAAGTCGCTACAGCGAAGGGGTTCGCAGGATTTCCCGCATTTCATGAATCCCCAAGAATCGGCGGAAATAACAAGTTTAAGTACAGAGCCACCACGGCAGGGGCTCACGGTGTTATTGACGAATTCGCTATCTACAGCGAAGTCTTATCACAAAAGGACATCCAGAGGGAAATGGAAATGCTCGTTTCCGATGTGAAGCCTGAAGGGAAAATCGCTATGACGTGGGGACGGCTCAAAAGCGAGTAA
- a CDS encoding DUF86 domain-containing protein, giving the protein MSRNYDLYLQDIVTAADRIASYVEGITRGGFETDQMRIDAVIRNLQSIGEAVKKIPDSTQEEYPSIPWQEIAGLRNRVTHVYFDVDINIIWDVVQFELPILKTQIQQLLKERSE; this is encoded by the coding sequence ATGTCACGGAACTATGATTTATACCTCCAAGACATAGTGACGGCAGCTGACCGTATTGCATCCTATGTTGAAGGCATTACTCGCGGTGGGTTTGAGACAGACCAGATGCGGATTGACGCGGTTATCCGAAACCTTCAGAGCATCGGTGAAGCAGTCAAGAAGATCCCTGATTCAACTCAGGAAGAGTATCCAAGTATTCCATGGCAGGAAATTGCAGGGTTAAGGAACAGAGTAACCCACGTATATTTTGATGTGGATATTAACATTATCTGGGATGTAGTGCAATTTGAACTTCCTATACTGAAAACACAAATTCAACAACTCCTCAAGGAAAGAAGCGAATGA
- a CDS encoding nucleotidyltransferase family protein, which translates to MRYCNALVEGFRVENQTVLSKAFIKQTLLDNRQTLRKYGVKRIGLFGSYVRGTATVASDIDFLVELERLTFRDYMGLALFLEDLFQKDVDLVTPTSIKPGFKPYIEKEIEYVTEL; encoded by the coding sequence ATGCGGTACTGTAATGCTTTAGTGGAGGGATTCAGAGTGGAAAATCAAACGGTTCTCAGCAAAGCATTTATCAAGCAGACCCTGCTGGATAATCGACAGACCCTGCGGAAATACGGGGTCAAACGGATCGGCTTGTTTGGGTCTTACGTCCGCGGCACAGCAACCGTCGCAAGCGACATTGATTTCCTCGTTGAACTGGAGAGGTTGACTTTTCGGGACTACATGGGATTGGCTCTATTTCTTGAAGACCTGTTTCAGAAAGATGTTGACCTGGTTACCCCTACCTCCATCAAACCGGGTTTCAAACCTTATATTGAAAAAGAGATAGAGTATGTCACGGAACTATGA
- a CDS encoding phytanoyl-CoA dioxygenase family protein gives MTPKQKYLFDLRGYLHLKNVLMPEELSNAQAAIERLVQASPDELPPGISRGGEGFSNGFSSDKSLEALTLHPATWPIIKELTWNKPRFNRGSLVVNTHERQEMTPLHCGGEDFRWTRRYGVRNDQIFTNDIVCFFYFTDVYPGDGGLIVLPGSHKSEFERPENLFFPNPDTPDMPLHPALVNVTPKAGDVVIITELLTHGVLVWKPTDRDRRFLILRYKTQFFQDERGIREVFPPEVMERLSPETKELAAYGPEWEEKDLVKQDTVTLT, from the coding sequence ATGACACCGAAACAGAAATACCTCTTTGACCTACGTGGCTACCTACATTTAAAGAACGTCCTGATGCCAGAAGAACTTAGCAACGCACAGGCAGCTATCGAACGACTTGTGCAAGCATCGCCAGATGAATTGCCACCCGGCATCAGTCGCGGCGGTGAAGGGTTCTCCAATGGGTTCTCCTCCGATAAATCGCTTGAGGCACTCACACTACATCCGGCTACCTGGCCCATCATCAAAGAATTGACGTGGAACAAACCCCGTTTCAATCGTGGATCGCTTGTTGTAAATACGCACGAGCGACAGGAGATGACACCATTGCACTGTGGCGGTGAAGATTTCCGCTGGACTCGACGCTACGGTGTCAGAAACGATCAGATCTTCACGAATGACATTGTGTGTTTCTTCTACTTCACGGATGTCTATCCGGGTGACGGGGGTTTGATCGTCCTACCGGGTTCTCACAAAAGCGAGTTTGAACGTCCTGAGAATCTGTTTTTCCCTAACCCTGACACCCCAGATATGCCACTTCACCCCGCGCTCGTTAATGTGACACCGAAAGCCGGAGATGTTGTGATTATCACTGAACTGTTGACCCACGGCGTGCTGGTGTGGAAACCGACGGATCGCGATCGGAGATTCCTGATTCTGCGATACAAGACGCAGTTCTTTCAAGACGAGCGTGGGATCCGGGAAGTCTTCCCACCTGAAGTGATGGAGAGGCTCTCGCCCGAGACGAAAGAATTGGCGGCTTATGGACCCGAGTGGGAAGAAAAGGATCTTGTTAAACAGGATACCGTGACGTTAACGTAA
- a CDS encoding GNAT family N-acetyltransferase, with protein sequence MEIVRAELTDAERLAELNQHLIEDERHPNPMNIAELTQRMKTWLATDYICYVAKQNAGIVVYCLYRNDGRHYYMRQLYVDRAHRRKGIATQLLDWLYENVWTDKKVRLDVLAHNEDAVAFYKRYGFRIGVFRMEK encoded by the coding sequence ATGGAAATCGTTAGAGCAGAACTTACCGATGCCGAAAGGCTTGCTGAACTGAACCAGCACCTTATTGAGGACGAGCGACACCCGAATCCGATGAACATCGCCGAACTCACCCAGCGGATGAAAACGTGGTTGGCAACTGATTACATTTGTTATGTGGCGAAGCAGAACGCAGGTATTGTCGTCTACTGCTTATACAGGAATGATGGTAGACATTACTATATGCGGCAATTGTACGTGGACAGAGCGCACCGACGCAAAGGGATCGCGACGCAGTTGCTGGATTGGTTATACGAGAACGTATGGACGGATAAGAAGGTCAGATTGGATGTACTTGCCCATAACGAGGATGCCGTCGCCTTTTACAAGAGATACGGATTCAGAATTGGTGTCTTCAGGATGGAAAAATAA
- a CDS encoding phytanoyl-CoA dioxygenase family protein: MKYDAVNRTFDCEPTLTDTQVLQYCRDGYLQLQGVVPDEINQRTCDYLNGDLPINPCFMPEGMTHADLERMRDTHEPSSILLEDWYIEHVLLNRELAGALRSLLGKDVGLPVLVSNHRVKCPMPAQGWHHDADHVFGPETNFVEVFYFPQDTPMELGPTEILPGSHIRSTSRDIAEKGVSSEGPAGSFVIHSQSILHRRGESTAEGLRHMLKYSYWRTVPPTRDWKEESEFDPQTAEYGGHGVARYVAHIFYWLCGKSDEFRVIGGQAWPWSSVNQIGPSYGFGHKEGYLPNWRKDNPDDYAIPSS, encoded by the coding sequence ATGAAATACGACGCAGTAAACCGAACCTTTGATTGTGAACCGACGCTTACCGATACACAGGTGCTACAGTACTGTCGGGATGGCTACCTGCAACTCCAAGGGGTCGTTCCTGATGAGATTAATCAGCGCACGTGCGATTATCTCAACGGCGATTTGCCGATAAATCCGTGTTTCATGCCCGAGGGGATGACACACGCCGATTTAGAACGGATGCGGGATACACATGAACCCAGCTCGATTCTGCTTGAGGACTGGTATATTGAACATGTCCTGCTAAACCGTGAACTCGCCGGCGCATTGCGTTCATTGCTCGGTAAGGACGTTGGGTTACCTGTGTTAGTCAGCAACCATCGTGTTAAGTGTCCGATGCCCGCACAGGGATGGCACCACGATGCCGATCACGTCTTTGGTCCTGAAACCAACTTTGTGGAGGTCTTTTACTTCCCGCAGGATACACCGATGGAATTGGGTCCGACAGAGATTCTGCCGGGTTCACATATCCGTTCCACAAGTCGAGATATAGCCGAGAAAGGGGTTTCAAGCGAGGGACCGGCGGGTTCGTTTGTTATCCACTCGCAAAGCATCCTCCATCGTCGCGGTGAATCCACAGCGGAAGGGCTGCGCCACATGTTGAAATACAGTTATTGGCGGACGGTCCCACCGACACGGGACTGGAAGGAAGAATCAGAATTTGATCCCCAGACTGCCGAATACGGTGGACACGGCGTGGCGAGATACGTGGCACACATATTCTACTGGCTCTGCGGCAAAAGCGATGAATTTCGGGTCATCGGTGGGCAAGCGTGGCCCTGGTCGAGTGTGAACCAAATCGGTCCTTCCTATGGGTTTGGACACAAAGAAGGTTACCTCCCGAACTGGCGAAAGGACAATCCTGATGACTACGCTATTCCATCTTCCTAA